The Halobaculum sp. MBLA0143 genome includes a region encoding these proteins:
- a CDS encoding LLM class flavin-dependent oxidoreductase, which translates to MVTIGCHCEGFIGYPTTEYDNGYVGPDSDLAELRESHRRATETQVEMAVAAEEFGYDFVVHSENHFDPLVQTAPDPLLVQAFVAARTDEIRLLQAAISLPQRDPVRLAEQAATIDVLSGGRLDVGVATGSGDRERALFEPEGEPGEIFDEYESLLRAAWADGPVSHEGEQSTVPPAGLDWGDDLEYSYFAAGEDRDLGSFVGMDGEETVQTGLHVTPLPQQRPRPQMWQVTVSPDTAAGAARRGANVCTYCQYFDDLAEMVDRYHEAAAAADWPDRRPSLDGEPFGRGWDPQRRRGVVAEIQCFDTSVASESEVDEWRTGQEVLLSVRRSSASEEQAASIPIDADAVIESGDAPIVGDTDHLVERFSELASVCDYDDLAIIPSVVVPGLSRSTRLEQYESFADRVAPRLP; encoded by the coding sequence ATGGTGACCATCGGCTGTCACTGTGAAGGGTTCATCGGCTATCCGACCACAGAGTACGACAACGGGTACGTGGGTCCGGACTCGGACCTCGCGGAGCTGCGGGAGTCGCACCGACGAGCGACGGAGACACAAGTCGAGATGGCGGTCGCCGCAGAGGAGTTCGGCTACGACTTCGTCGTCCACTCGGAGAACCACTTCGACCCGCTCGTGCAGACCGCTCCAGACCCGTTGCTCGTCCAGGCGTTCGTCGCTGCGCGGACGGACGAGATTCGGCTGTTGCAGGCGGCGATCTCGCTCCCGCAGCGAGACCCGGTGAGACTCGCCGAACAGGCGGCGACGATCGACGTTCTCTCCGGCGGACGGCTCGACGTCGGCGTGGCGACCGGGTCTGGCGACCGGGAACGAGCGCTGTTCGAACCGGAAGGGGAGCCGGGAGAGATCTTCGACGAGTACGAGTCGTTGCTGCGTGCAGCGTGGGCCGACGGTCCGGTCAGCCACGAGGGAGAACAGTCGACAGTTCCGCCCGCGGGCCTCGACTGGGGTGACGACCTGGAGTACTCCTACTTCGCCGCGGGTGAAGACCGTGATCTCGGGTCGTTCGTGGGGATGGACGGCGAGGAGACAGTGCAGACCGGCCTCCACGTCACACCACTCCCCCAGCAGCGCCCCCGGCCACAGATGTGGCAGGTCACGGTCTCGCCGGACACCGCCGCCGGCGCGGCACGCCGCGGTGCCAACGTCTGTACGTACTGTCAGTACTTCGACGACCTCGCCGAGATGGTCGACCGGTACCACGAGGCGGCTGCCGCGGCCGACTGGCCGGACCGACGCCCGTCGCTCGACGGTGAGCCGTTCGGGCGTGGGTGGGACCCGCAGCGGCGCCGAGGCGTCGTCGCCGAGATACAGTGTTTCGACACGTCCGTGGCGAGCGAGTCGGAAGTCGACGAGTGGCGAACCGGACAGGAGGTGCTGTTGAGCGTTCGACGGTCCAGTGCCTCCGAAGAACAGGCGGCGAGTATTCCCATCGACGCGGACGCGGTAATCGAGTCCGGCGACGCCCCCATCGTGGGTGACACCGACCACCTGGTCGAACGGTTCTCCGAGCTCGCGTCGGTGTGTGACTACGACGACCTGGCGATCATTCCGAGCGTCGTCGTCCCGGGTCTCTCGCGGTCCACCCGGCTGGAGCAGTACGAGTCGTTCGCCGACCGCGTCGCCCCTCGGTTACCGTAG
- a CDS encoding ABC transporter permease → MSDTVERPRRASVVDLTLAVLKREYLIFVRYPADAVGGVVVSLLFFGLLFYGGRAFAAQALADSIEGLVVGYFLWTLSVGAYSSVANDIGSEVQWGTLERHFMTPFGFAPVALAKGVAKVVRSFLVSGVILAVMLLVTGTTLRVPVVTVVVVAGLSILSVLGLGFAAGGLSVLYKRIGSWLGLLQFVFPVLIAAPAFELGPTRFLPLAQGSSLLQRAMLEGTRLWQFPPAELVTLLGVAVVYVGGGYAVFHYATRRARRLGVLGDY, encoded by the coding sequence GTGAGCGACACTGTCGAGCGGCCACGACGGGCGAGTGTCGTCGACCTGACGCTGGCAGTGTTGAAGCGGGAGTACCTGATCTTCGTCCGTTACCCGGCCGACGCAGTCGGTGGGGTCGTCGTCTCGTTGTTGTTCTTCGGTCTGTTGTTCTACGGCGGGCGGGCGTTCGCCGCCCAGGCGCTGGCCGACTCCATCGAGGGGCTCGTCGTCGGGTACTTCCTGTGGACGCTGTCGGTGGGCGCGTACAGCTCCGTCGCCAACGACATCGGCAGCGAGGTGCAGTGGGGGACGTTGGAGCGTCACTTCATGACGCCGTTCGGGTTCGCGCCCGTCGCGCTCGCCAAGGGCGTGGCCAAGGTGGTCCGATCGTTCCTCGTCTCGGGGGTGATCCTGGCGGTCATGCTCCTGGTCACGGGGACGACCCTGCGAGTGCCGGTCGTCACCGTCGTGGTCGTCGCCGGGCTGTCGATTCTCTCGGTGCTCGGGCTCGGCTTCGCCGCCGGGGGGCTGTCCGTGTTGTACAAGCGGATCGGCAGTTGGCTGGGGCTCCTCCAGTTCGTCTTTCCCGTGCTGATCGCGGCCCCGGCGTTCGAGCTCGGCCCGACGCGGTTCCTCCCGTTGGCGCAGGGGAGCAGTCTGCTCCAACGGGCGATGTTGGAGGGGACTCGACTGTGGCAGTTCCCGCCGGCGGAGCTCGTGACGCTCCTCGGCGTCGCCGTCGTGTACGTCGGCGGTGGGTACGCCGTCTTCCACTACGCCACCCGGCGGGCGCGCCGGCTGGGCGTGCTCGGAGACTACTGA
- a CDS encoding cobyrinic acid a,c-diamide synthase codes for MKGFVLAGTSSGVGKTVATLAVLRALDDAGYDPQPAKAGPDFIDPSHHEAVVDAHSRSLDPWLEGETGTRRTYYRGDGDVCVVEGMMGLYDGDVCSTARVAATLDLPVVLVVDANAGMQSVGATALGFREYAAEVDADVDVAGVIAQRAHGGRHESGICEALPDGIDYLGRVPPDDGLAVPDRHLGLEMGSESPVDPAALDRAAETIHTERLLGLARAPPGPGETATADAGIGGTPDADDRPRVAVVDDTAHCFSYPSTRERLRELGEVVTVSLLAGDDLPACDGVYLPGGYPERFAAELSSAPALDDIAARATDGLPVFGECGGLMTLAESLTTTDGDTVEMAGVLPADVQMEDRYQALDHVELMARDRTLTADAGETLRGHEFHYSAADVAGDARFAFDVDRGDGITGDADGLTEYQTLGTYAHVHPESGAFDAFCARLSAGGR; via the coding sequence GTGAAGGGGTTCGTCCTGGCGGGGACGAGTTCGGGCGTCGGCAAGACCGTCGCCACGCTGGCCGTCCTGCGCGCACTCGACGACGCCGGCTACGACCCACAGCCGGCGAAGGCGGGGCCGGACTTCATCGACCCGAGCCACCACGAGGCGGTCGTCGACGCTCACTCACGCTCGCTCGACCCGTGGCTCGAAGGTGAGACGGGCACTCGGCGGACGTACTACCGCGGCGACGGCGACGTGTGCGTCGTCGAGGGGATGATGGGGCTGTACGACGGTGACGTTTGCAGTACCGCCCGCGTCGCCGCGACGCTGGATCTCCCGGTCGTGCTCGTCGTCGACGCGAACGCCGGGATGCAGAGCGTCGGCGCGACCGCACTCGGGTTCCGCGAGTACGCCGCCGAGGTCGACGCAGACGTGGACGTCGCGGGCGTGATCGCACAGCGCGCCCACGGCGGTCGCCACGAGTCCGGGATCTGCGAGGCGCTCCCCGACGGGATCGACTACCTCGGGCGTGTCCCGCCGGACGACGGCCTCGCCGTTCCGGATCGCCACCTCGGGCTGGAGATGGGCTCCGAGTCCCCGGTCGACCCGGCGGCGCTGGATCGCGCCGCCGAGACGATCCACACGGAGCGGTTGCTCGGACTCGCCAGAGCGCCGCCAGGACCGGGAGAGACGGCGACCGCCGACGCGGGCATCGGAGGAACGCCCGACGCCGACGACCGTCCACGGGTCGCGGTCGTCGACGACACGGCACACTGCTTCTCGTACCCGTCGACCAGAGAGCGACTCCGTGAACTCGGCGAGGTCGTCACGGTCTCGCTGCTCGCGGGCGACGACCTCCCGGCGTGTGACGGCGTGTACCTCCCGGGCGGCTACCCCGAGCGGTTCGCGGCGGAGCTGTCGAGCGCGCCGGCGCTGGACGACATCGCCGCCCGCGCCACCGACGGGCTCCCGGTGTTCGGGGAGTGTGGCGGACTCATGACGCTCGCAGAGTCGCTGACCACGACCGACGGCGACACCGTCGAGATGGCGGGCGTCCTCCCCGCAGATGTACAGATGGAAGATCGCTACCAGGCGTTGGATCACGTCGAACTGATGGCACGCGACCGGACGCTGACGGCCGACGCCGGCGAGACGCTGCGTGGCCACGAGTTCCACTACTCGGCCGCGGACGTGGCCGGCGACGCCCGGTTCGCGTTCGACGTCGACCGCGGCGACGGGATCACTGGAGACGCAGACGGCCTGACGGAGTACCAGACGCTCGGGACGTACGCACACGTCCACCCGGAGTCGGGCGCGTTCGACGCGTTCTGTGCTCGGCTGTCGGCGGGCGGTCGCTGA
- a CDS encoding ABC transporter ATP-binding protein, with translation MASQQERDESWSGAGDGSADTTRERRQHDERGAEPAIAVEGLTKRFGDGDDAVTAVDDISFSVESGSVVGLLGPNGAGKTTTIKCLLGMILPDAGSVQVAGVDVLAEPRSAYRHVDAMLEGARNDYWRLTVRENLRYFATIGGVKSDDVTDRHDKLLEQLDLADEADTAVRNLSRGMKQKVSLASVLATDADVVFLDEPTLGLDVESSLTLRSELRRIVAERGLTALVTSHDMDVIEDVCDRVVIVNDGQIVADDAVDGLMGGLDPGGFRVESPDLQGAALAAVRDGFDVREVRKRGDHTTVEVATDSDGFYDLVDVLRAQDVHVSSVDTVESDLESAFLEVTRE, from the coding sequence ATGGCGAGCCAGCAGGAGCGAGACGAGTCGTGGTCGGGAGCCGGAGACGGGAGTGCCGACACGACCCGAGAACGACGACAGCACGACGAGCGAGGAGCCGAGCCGGCGATCGCCGTCGAGGGGCTGACGAAGCGGTTCGGCGACGGCGACGACGCCGTCACCGCCGTCGACGACATCTCCTTTTCCGTCGAGTCGGGGTCGGTCGTCGGCCTACTCGGCCCGAACGGCGCCGGGAAGACGACGACCATCAAGTGTCTGTTGGGGATGATCCTGCCCGACGCCGGCTCCGTGCAGGTTGCCGGCGTGGACGTGCTCGCGGAGCCGCGGTCGGCGTACCGTCACGTCGACGCGATGCTGGAGGGTGCACGGAACGACTACTGGCGGCTCACCGTCCGCGAGAACCTGCGGTACTTCGCCACTATCGGCGGCGTGAAGTCGGACGACGTGACCGACCGCCACGACAAGCTGTTGGAGCAACTCGACCTCGCGGACGAGGCCGACACCGCCGTCCGCAACCTCTCGCGCGGGATGAAACAGAAAGTGTCGTTGGCGAGCGTGTTGGCGACCGACGCCGACGTGGTGTTCTTGGACGAGCCGACCCTGGGGCTGGACGTCGAGTCGTCGCTCACTCTCCGCAGCGAACTCCGACGGATCGTCGCCGAACGGGGGCTGACGGCGCTCGTGACGAGCCACGACATGGACGTGATCGAGGACGTCTGTGACCGGGTCGTGATCGTGAACGACGGCCAGATCGTCGCCGACGACGCCGTCGACGGCCTGATGGGCGGTCTCGACCCGGGTGGGTTCCGCGTCGAGAGTCCGGACCTCCAGGGCGCGGCGCTGGCGGCCGTCCGGGACGGATTCGACGTGCGCGAGGTGCGCAAGCGTGGCGACCACACGACCGTCGAGGTGGCGACCGACTCCGACGGGTTCTACGACCTCGTCGACGTGCTCCGCGCGCAGGACGTCCACGTCTCGTCGGTCGATACGGTGGAGTCGGACCTGGAGTCGGCGTTCTTGGAGGTGACCCGCGAGTGA
- a CDS encoding beta-ketoacyl synthase: MLGDDESPVVTGVGLLTAGGESRSTTWETIRDGDSRLTPPTEVHPAVTEQYDVHVVGRATEFDPQTVSGYDRRTTGRYAAFALDAAEEALIDAALDPDGPDWTADRVGVSVASVFGGLDEILAEYDTDRSRVSSYLATKSLGNLAAGHVGMTVGARGPNRTQATACAAGTHALDAAVTDLRRGRADVMLVGGAEAVLNYYGIAMTAAPRAYTSRAGPDAVRPFDESRDGLALGEGAAVMIVETAAHARDRGVEPYARVTGVGATADAHHPVSPPTDGHGLQRSMQMALSEADVSPDAVDYVNTHGTGTVAGDTAEANAVETVLGEDTPITSVKGAIGHTYGAAGAIDAAVTALSVDRDTVPATANVETPDPEITPPVVTTPTDESVDTVVSNSAGFGGTNGSIVFETPDR, from the coding sequence GTGCTCGGTGACGACGAGTCACCCGTCGTCACCGGCGTCGGGCTGCTGACCGCCGGCGGCGAGAGCCGCTCGACGACCTGGGAGACGATCAGAGACGGAGACAGTCGCCTGACGCCACCGACGGAGGTTCACCCAGCCGTCACGGAGCAGTACGACGTCCACGTCGTCGGCAGAGCGACCGAGTTCGACCCGCAGACAGTGTCGGGGTACGACCGCCGCACGACCGGGCGGTACGCCGCGTTCGCGCTCGACGCAGCCGAAGAGGCGCTGATCGACGCCGCGCTCGACCCGGACGGACCCGACTGGACGGCCGACCGAGTGGGCGTCAGCGTCGCCTCCGTCTTCGGTGGACTCGACGAGATCCTCGCGGAGTACGACACGGATCGGTCGCGGGTGTCGTCGTACCTCGCGACGAAGTCGTTGGGGAATCTCGCGGCCGGCCACGTCGGGATGACCGTCGGAGCACGTGGTCCCAACCGGACGCAGGCGACTGCCTGTGCGGCCGGCACACACGCTCTCGACGCCGCAGTAACCGACCTGCGCCGCGGCCGGGCCGACGTGATGCTCGTCGGCGGAGCCGAAGCCGTCCTCAACTACTACGGTATCGCCATGACCGCCGCCCCACGGGCGTACACGAGCCGCGCCGGACCGGACGCCGTCCGCCCGTTCGACGAGTCCCGTGACGGACTCGCGCTCGGCGAAGGGGCGGCAGTGATGATCGTCGAGACCGCCGCTCACGCGCGCGACCGGGGTGTCGAGCCGTACGCCCGTGTCACCGGCGTCGGTGCGACGGCCGACGCACACCACCCAGTCAGTCCCCCGACTGACGGGCACGGACTCCAACGGTCGATGCAGATGGCGCTGTCGGAGGCCGACGTCTCTCCCGACGCCGTCGACTACGTCAACACACACGGAACGGGGACGGTCGCGGGGGACACGGCGGAGGCCAACGCCGTCGAGACCGTTCTCGGAGAAGACACTCCGATAACCTCGGTCAAGGGAGCGATCGGACACACGTACGGTGCGGCAGGTGCGATCGACGCGGCCGTGACGGCACTGTCCGTCGACCGCGACACGGTCCCCGCGACGGCGAACGTCGAGACGCCCGACCCGGAGATCACCCCGCCGGTCGTCACGACCCCGACCGACGAGTCGGTCGACACCGTCGTCTCCAACTCCGCCGGCTTCGGTGGGACCAACGGCTCCATCGTGTTCGAGACACCGGACCGGTGA
- a CDS encoding cobyric acid synthase, with protein sequence MSDDSSSDEARTLLVAGTASHVGKSTVAAGLCRHLADCGRSVVPFKAQNMSNNARAVPIAAGAADGSTTADDHATTADHATDDDTTTGDNTATDDSTAAGDDTATDDSTAAGDDTATDDSTVAGDDTANQTQWGEIGVSQYVQARAARTASTTDSNPVLLKPRGDAESQLVVDGVAVGHYEAGSYYDDHWTDARAAAETAHDRLAAANDVVVAEGAGSIAEINLQDRDLANLETARFADADVLLVVDIERGGAFASLYGTVELLPADVRERVVGAVVTKFRGDPSLLEPGIEEIEDRTGVPVVGVIPYDDPGLPAEDSLSIPTPSADDTGAVSAGNAGDRAVVGDDGVSAERSVTVGVVRLPRISNFTDVEPLARVPGVRVAYVPPETTLDGLDAVILPGTKNTVDDLLALRAAGFGDALHAFDGPVVGLCGGYQLLGERIGNAGVESTDDHDTVEAFGLLPVATRFHREKRVAAVERSLDGPLLGDDHDRRSATSPTASGYESATVSGYEIHMGRTRELEPTPSPVGPESAATGNVLGTYLHGLFENEPARERFLDAVFAAAGVDRPTSETDRQSPYDAAAELVRENVDLRALGLPESPGDDG encoded by the coding sequence GTGAGCGACGACTCGTCGAGCGACGAGGCCAGGACCCTCCTCGTCGCCGGGACCGCCTCTCACGTCGGCAAGAGCACCGTCGCGGCGGGGCTGTGTCGTCACCTCGCGGACTGCGGCCGCTCCGTCGTGCCGTTCAAAGCACAGAACATGAGCAACAACGCCCGCGCGGTCCCGATCGCAGCGGGAGCGGCCGACGGCTCTACGACGGCCGACGATCACGCGACGACTGCCGACCACGCGACCGACGACGACACCACGACCGGCGACAACACGGCGACCGACGACAGTACCGCGGCCGGCGACGACACGGCGACCGACGACAGTACCGCGGCCGGCGACGACACGGCGACCGACGACAGTACCGTGGCCGGCGACGACACGGCGAACCAGACACAGTGGGGGGAGATCGGTGTCTCGCAGTACGTCCAGGCCCGGGCGGCTCGCACCGCGTCGACGACCGACAGCAACCCGGTGTTGCTGAAGCCCCGCGGCGACGCAGAGAGTCAACTCGTCGTCGACGGGGTCGCGGTCGGTCACTACGAGGCCGGCAGCTACTACGACGACCACTGGACCGACGCCCGCGCGGCCGCCGAGACGGCACACGACAGACTCGCGGCCGCCAACGACGTGGTCGTCGCCGAGGGTGCCGGGAGCATCGCCGAGATCAACCTCCAAGACCGCGACCTGGCGAACCTCGAGACAGCCAGGTTCGCCGACGCGGACGTACTGCTCGTCGTCGACATCGAGCGCGGCGGGGCGTTCGCCAGCCTCTACGGCACCGTCGAACTCCTCCCGGCGGACGTCCGCGAACGAGTCGTCGGCGCGGTCGTCACGAAGTTCAGAGGCGACCCGTCGCTCTTGGAGCCGGGGATCGAGGAGATCGAAGATCGGACCGGCGTGCCGGTCGTCGGCGTGATCCCGTACGACGACCCCGGGCTCCCGGCCGAGGACAGTCTGTCGATCCCGACGCCGTCGGCCGACGACACCGGAGCCGTGTCGGCAGGGAACGCGGGTGACCGAGCGGTCGTCGGCGACGACGGAGTGTCCGCCGAGCGGTCGGTGACGGTGGGCGTCGTCCGGCTGCCACGGATCTCGAACTTCACGGACGTGGAGCCGCTCGCTCGCGTCCCCGGTGTCCGGGTGGCGTACGTCCCGCCGGAGACGACACTCGACGGGCTCGACGCGGTGATCCTCCCGGGGACGAAGAACACGGTCGACGATCTGCTCGCGCTCAGAGCGGCCGGCTTCGGCGATGCACTCCACGCGTTCGACGGGCCGGTCGTCGGCCTGTGTGGCGGCTACCAACTGCTGGGCGAGCGGATCGGGAACGCCGGCGTCGAGTCGACCGACGACCACGACACCGTCGAGGCGTTCGGGCTCCTCCCGGTGGCGACGCGGTTCCACCGGGAGAAACGGGTCGCGGCCGTCGAGCGCTCGCTCGACGGTCCCCTGTTGGGCGACGATCACGACCGACGGTCGGCGACCTCGCCGACTGCGTCGGGCTACGAGAGTGCCACAGTGTCGGGGTACGAGATCCACATGGGACGCACGCGGGAACTCGAACCGACACCCTCCCCCGTCGGCCCGGAGAGCGCCGCGACCGGGAACGTGCTCGGGACGTACCTCCACGGGCTGTTCGAGAACGAACCCGCCCGCGAGCGGTTCCTCGACGCGGTGTTCGCCGCCGCGGGTGTCGACCGACCGACGAGCGAGACGGACCGCCAGTCACCGTACGACGCCGCCGCGGAACTCGTCCGGGAGAACGTCGATCTCCGAGCGCTGGGACTGCCAGAGAGCCCCGGCGACGACGGGTGA
- a CDS encoding PQQ-binding-like beta-propeller repeat protein, protein MDDSRPPEPSGSIDGHTDTDPPTAESPATTRTRRQTLALAVGVTAATAGCSGVLPARTRAVDTGDWATPGGTPAGTYASDGDASTTADDLRRRFHVETPDLSGSTRGVEPVVHDGTVYVGWHPSPTFDAATGRQRAALGPLDAPPAVTTQTPYRNATLVGVRTVEPSTGPPNYGREQALVGLNPTPSVDDGLRVRWRFPDTGGAFGHWGGDGVSPLTVADGTVFAGGSWQHPDGTQRAGVVALSAADGEPEWTYPVPDDLATDDSPASGDDDRGPDWYPATRPAVRDGTVYAVDALRRVHAVDAATGALEWIQSSTADGALSGRTVVATPSVILLLGDERVVGLDPSDGGELWRQRLDGHLADAGGRFAGAVADGRLIVVVTPEDGSQAVVALDTESGRELWRRQIDALTGLPTVADGRVYLSAYDDIRCLDAGDGRRRWRVLGDEDASPYGTPVPAEGGLYVVGYGSLTAFEREA, encoded by the coding sequence ATGGACGACTCCCGCCCTCCAGAGCCGTCCGGCAGTATCGACGGACACACCGATACCGACCCTCCGACGGCCGAGTCGCCGGCGACGACCCGGACTCGGCGGCAGACGCTCGCGCTGGCAGTCGGCGTGACGGCGGCGACGGCCGGGTGCAGCGGCGTTCTCCCGGCGCGAACCCGAGCGGTCGACACCGGCGACTGGGCGACACCCGGCGGAACCCCCGCCGGGACGTACGCCAGCGACGGGGACGCATCGACGACGGCAGACGACCTCCGACGACGCTTCCACGTCGAGACACCGGATCTGTCGGGCTCGACCCGCGGTGTCGAGCCGGTCGTCCACGACGGGACGGTGTACGTCGGCTGGCACCCGTCGCCGACGTTCGACGCCGCGACCGGACGCCAGCGCGCCGCCCTCGGGCCGCTCGACGCCCCGCCCGCGGTGACGACACAGACCCCGTACCGCAACGCGACGCTCGTCGGTGTCCGAACGGTCGAACCCTCGACCGGGCCGCCGAACTACGGCCGCGAGCAGGCGCTCGTCGGGCTGAACCCCACGCCGAGCGTCGACGACGGCCTCCGCGTCCGGTGGCGGTTCCCCGACACCGGTGGCGCGTTCGGTCACTGGGGCGGCGACGGTGTCTCGCCGCTGACAGTCGCCGACGGCACCGTGTTCGCCGGCGGCTCGTGGCAGCACCCAGACGGCACCCAGCGGGCGGGCGTCGTCGCCCTCTCGGCGGCCGACGGCGAACCGGAGTGGACCTACCCCGTTCCCGACGATCTGGCGACGGACGACTCGCCGGCGAGCGGTGACGACGACCGCGGCCCCGACTGGTACCCGGCGACGCGACCGGCCGTCCGCGACGGGACGGTGTACGCCGTCGACGCGCTCCGTCGCGTCCACGCGGTCGACGCCGCGACGGGCGCCCTCGAGTGGATCCAATCGTCGACGGCCGACGGGGCGCTGTCCGGCCGGACCGTCGTCGCTACGCCGTCGGTGATTCTCCTGCTGGGCGACGAGCGGGTCGTCGGGCTCGACCCGAGCGACGGCGGGGAGCTGTGGCGACAGCGACTGGACGGCCACCTCGCGGACGCGGGTGGGCGATTCGCCGGTGCCGTCGCCGACGGGCGGCTGATCGTGGTCGTCACCCCCGAGGACGGCTCGCAGGCGGTCGTCGCGCTCGACACGGAGTCCGGGCGGGAGCTGTGGCGGCGGCAGATCGACGCGCTCACCGGGCTCCCGACCGTCGCCGACGGCCGCGTGTACCTCTCGGCGTACGACGACATCCGGTGTCTCGACGCCGGCGACGGCCGACGGCGCTGGCGCGTGCTCGGCGACGAGGACGCGAGTCCGTACGGGACGCCAGTCCCGGCCGAGGGCGGACTGTACGTCGTCGGCTACGGGAGTCTCACCGCGTTCGAGAGGGAAGCGTGA